The following are from one region of the Marinomonas sp. CT5 genome:
- a CDS encoding Zn-dependent hydrolase produces MQDLRINQQRLWDTLMEMGDIGGTEKGGCNRLAGTDLDKQARDLFVAWCEACDCTVEVDKIGNIFARRAGINNDLPAVGTGSHLDTQPTGGKFDGVFGVLSGVEVLRTLHENNIQTPTAMEFSVWTNEEGSRFQPAMQGSGTYVGRFDLETELNKTDVNGIRLGDELERIGYLGEMELGSRHMGAFFEAHIEQGPILEDEEKAIGIVRLGQGIRWYNVEVVGRPSHSGTTPMHLRKDAMLAASAIVTEMNAIALRHENGLGTVGFMQVWPNSRNTIPGNVKFSADLRNPKPDVLLTMHEELVSFCEKIAEEHGVEVNLDPFWYFAPVEFNASDDVKAATEKLGYSHMDIYAGAGHDACYMADLVPTGMIFTPCLNGISHNEAEYSSPEECAAGANVLLHAMLEASERIAKEHQ; encoded by the coding sequence ATGCAAGACCTTCGTATCAACCAGCAGCGCCTTTGGGACACATTGATGGAGATGGGCGACATTGGCGGTACTGAAAAAGGCGGTTGTAACCGCTTAGCAGGAACAGATTTGGATAAACAAGCCCGCGACCTTTTTGTTGCTTGGTGTGAAGCCTGCGACTGTACCGTTGAAGTCGATAAAATCGGCAACATCTTTGCTCGTCGCGCTGGCATAAATAATGATTTACCTGCTGTCGGTACAGGAAGCCATCTTGATACTCAACCTACTGGCGGCAAATTCGATGGTGTTTTTGGCGTTCTTTCAGGTGTTGAAGTATTGCGAACACTGCATGAAAACAACATCCAAACACCAACAGCCATGGAATTTTCCGTTTGGACCAACGAAGAAGGCTCACGTTTTCAACCTGCAATGCAAGGTTCTGGAACCTATGTGGGTCGCTTCGACCTAGAAACGGAACTAAACAAAACCGATGTGAATGGTATTCGTCTCGGCGACGAATTAGAACGCATCGGCTACTTAGGTGAAATGGAACTTGGTAGTCGACACATGGGGGCCTTTTTCGAAGCACATATTGAGCAAGGCCCGATTCTTGAAGATGAAGAAAAAGCCATTGGCATAGTACGACTCGGTCAAGGTATTCGCTGGTACAACGTAGAAGTCGTTGGTCGTCCTTCTCACTCTGGCACCACCCCAATGCATCTGCGCAAAGACGCCATGTTAGCGGCGTCAGCCATTGTCACAGAAATGAATGCCATTGCGCTTCGCCATGAAAATGGCTTAGGTACAGTAGGCTTTATGCAAGTTTGGCCAAACTCCCGCAATACCATCCCAGGCAATGTGAAATTCAGCGCCGATCTTCGTAATCCGAAACCCGATGTACTGCTTACTATGCACGAAGAGCTGGTGTCCTTCTGTGAAAAAATTGCCGAAGAACACGGCGTAGAAGTCAATCTCGATCCTTTTTGGTATTTCGCCCCAGTTGAGTTTAATGCTTCCGACGACGTGAAAGCCGCTACAGAAAAACTCGGTTATAGCCATATGGATATTTATGCAGGTGCAGGGCATGACGCCTGTTATATGGCAGATCTTGTACCAACCGGAATGATCTTTACACCTTGTTTGAATGGTATCAGCCATAACGAAGCGGAATACAGCTCACCAGAAGAATGTGCCGCCGGAGCCAATGTGCTACTGCACGCCATGCTAGAGGCCAGTGAGCGCATCGCGAAAGAACATCAATAA
- a CDS encoding NCS1 family nucleobase:cation symporter-1: MTSKSVKQGEFYELEVDSDLQQSSAYNDDLAPTKVQDRTWSKWNIAALWVGMSICVPTYTLGGVLTAYFGLSVMEALFTILVANIILLVPLTLNAYPGTKFGIPFPVLLRSSFGMIGSNIPCLIRALVACGWFGIQTMFGGLAIHLFLSAVSDGWASLGGIGEVIGFFIFWALNMYVVIRGAESIKWMETLSAPLLLIVAIGLMIWAGGKVSFTEILTTPASRPADAGFMGYFLGGLTAMVGFWATLSLNIPDFSRYAKSQKDQVIGQIVGLPVTMFFFAALGVVLTAASTTLVGETISDPISLIGKIDSPFWVAIAMILIVIATLSTNTAANVVSPTNDFQNIAPKLINHTRGALLTGFIGILLMGWELLKKLGLLESDVSVEGMYSNWLLGYSSLLGPIAGIMIVDYFLIKRQHLDLVALYTPNSLYPAFNNAGLISFAIPVVITLVALNVPALGWFYDYGWFTGAFTGAIVYFVLGNMQTSSTAQTDALPS, from the coding sequence ATGACCAGCAAGTCTGTTAAACAAGGTGAGTTCTATGAGTTGGAGGTTGATAGCGACCTGCAACAAAGTTCAGCATATAACGACGATTTAGCGCCAACCAAAGTTCAAGACCGCACTTGGAGCAAATGGAATATCGCCGCGTTATGGGTCGGTATGTCAATTTGTGTACCGACTTATACGCTAGGTGGCGTGTTGACGGCCTACTTTGGTTTGTCGGTGATGGAAGCACTATTTACCATTCTTGTTGCTAATATTATCTTGCTGGTTCCATTAACACTGAATGCGTACCCCGGTACTAAATTCGGTATTCCTTTCCCTGTCCTATTACGCTCCTCATTCGGCATGATTGGATCAAACATTCCGTGTTTAATCCGTGCTCTCGTTGCCTGTGGTTGGTTTGGTATTCAAACCATGTTTGGAGGCTTGGCAATTCATCTATTCTTGTCCGCTGTATCAGACGGATGGGCTAGTTTAGGTGGCATTGGTGAAGTCATTGGCTTCTTTATTTTCTGGGCACTGAACATGTACGTGGTAATTCGCGGCGCAGAATCCATCAAATGGATGGAAACTTTATCCGCACCATTACTATTAATCGTTGCCATTGGTCTAATGATTTGGGCTGGCGGTAAAGTCTCTTTTACCGAAATTCTGACGACTCCAGCAAGCCGCCCAGCAGACGCTGGTTTCATGGGTTACTTCCTTGGTGGCCTAACCGCCATGGTGGGTTTTTGGGCAACCTTATCCTTGAATATTCCTGACTTCAGCCGTTATGCAAAATCTCAGAAAGATCAGGTCATAGGACAAATCGTTGGCCTGCCTGTCACCATGTTCTTCTTCGCAGCATTAGGTGTGGTACTGACAGCGGCATCGACTACATTGGTTGGCGAAACCATTTCGGACCCTATTTCGTTAATTGGTAAAATTGACAGTCCATTTTGGGTGGCCATTGCGATGATCTTGATCGTCATTGCCACGCTTTCGACAAATACGGCAGCCAACGTGGTTTCTCCAACCAACGATTTCCAAAACATTGCGCCAAAACTGATTAATCATACTCGTGGTGCTTTGCTAACTGGCTTCATTGGTATTCTGCTAATGGGGTGGGAACTGCTCAAAAAATTAGGCTTATTGGAATCAGATGTCAGCGTAGAAGGCATGTATTCAAACTGGTTATTGGGTTACTCAAGCCTACTTGGCCCAATTGCCGGCATTATGATTGTCGATTATTTTTTAATCAAACGTCAGCATTTAGATTTGGTTGCACTTTATACACCGAATAGTCTTTATCCTGCTTTTAATAATGCGGGCCTAATCTCTTTTGCTATCCCCGTTGTGATTACCTTAGTGGCGCTGAATGTGCCAGCTCTTGGTTGGTTCTATGACTACGGCTGGTTCACAGGAGCATTCACGGGGGCCATCGTGTATTTCGTATTGGGTAACATGCAAACCTCTTCTACCGCTCAAACTGACGCATTGCCGTCTTAA
- the hydA gene encoding dihydropyrimidinase, which produces MTLLIKGGTIVTHEETFKADILCKDNKIIEIGDISVLPKDVETIDATGKLIMPGGIDPHTHMQLPFMGTVAKDDFASGTVAALAGGTTTIIDFVIPNPQQSLLDAYHQWRDWAKKAHSNYTFHVAITWWDDSVAEEMKILVKDHGVNSFKHFMAYKNAIMATDDILVASFTKCLELGAIPTVHAENGELVYHLQNKLIAEGMTGPEAHPLSRPSSVEGEAANRAISIANTLGAPIYLVHVSTEEAVDAIRYAKDHGQTVFGEVLAGHLTVDESVYQNTDWATAAAHVMSPPFRPKHHQDALWKGVQGGALQTTATDHCAFCAEQKAMGKDNFAQIPNGTAGVEERMMVLWEKGVNEGKITMNKFVALTSTNTAKIFNMYPNKGCIRVGADADLVIWNPAASKTISAKTHHSKIEHSIFEGMDIHGVPETTICNGKLAWHDNVLLAASGDGHYIDRPTYAPYYEALKKREELNKPKAVVR; this is translated from the coding sequence ATGACCTTACTAATCAAAGGTGGCACCATTGTCACCCACGAAGAAACCTTTAAAGCAGACATTCTATGCAAGGACAATAAAATCATTGAAATCGGTGACATCAGCGTACTTCCTAAAGATGTTGAAACCATCGATGCCACAGGCAAGCTCATCATGCCCGGCGGCATTGATCCACATACTCACATGCAATTGCCTTTCATGGGAACCGTAGCAAAAGATGACTTTGCTTCTGGTACTGTTGCGGCTCTAGCGGGTGGCACCACGACCATTATCGATTTTGTGATTCCCAACCCTCAACAGTCGTTATTAGATGCCTACCACCAATGGCGCGACTGGGCGAAAAAAGCCCATTCTAACTACACCTTCCATGTCGCTATTACTTGGTGGGATGATTCTGTCGCCGAGGAAATGAAAATACTGGTTAAAGATCATGGTGTGAACAGCTTCAAACACTTTATGGCTTACAAGAATGCCATCATGGCTACCGATGATATTCTGGTAGCGAGCTTCACAAAATGCCTAGAGCTCGGCGCCATTCCAACCGTTCACGCAGAAAATGGTGAATTAGTTTATCACTTACAAAACAAACTCATAGCGGAGGGCATGACGGGACCGGAAGCGCATCCGTTATCTCGCCCCTCTTCTGTCGAGGGCGAAGCGGCGAACCGTGCAATTAGCATTGCCAATACTCTGGGCGCGCCGATTTATCTTGTTCATGTCTCCACGGAAGAGGCCGTCGACGCCATTCGTTATGCCAAAGATCACGGCCAAACTGTGTTTGGTGAAGTGTTAGCGGGTCATCTTACGGTTGACGAAAGTGTCTATCAAAACACAGATTGGGCCACTGCAGCAGCCCATGTTATGAGCCCTCCATTTAGACCCAAACATCATCAAGATGCGTTATGGAAAGGCGTACAAGGCGGCGCATTGCAAACCACAGCCACCGACCATTGCGCTTTTTGCGCCGAACAAAAGGCCATGGGCAAAGACAACTTTGCACAAATACCTAATGGCACAGCGGGGGTAGAAGAGCGCATGATGGTACTCTGGGAAAAAGGGGTAAACGAAGGAAAAATCACCATGAATAAGTTCGTCGCCTTAACTTCCACTAATACAGCCAAAATATTTAACATGTACCCAAATAAAGGCTGTATTCGCGTCGGTGCGGACGCCGATTTGGTGATTTGGAACCCTGCTGCGAGCAAAACGATTTCTGCCAAAACACATCATTCGAAAATCGAACACAGCATTTTTGAAGGTATGGACATCCACGGTGTTCCTGAAACCACGATTTGTAATGGCAAACTTGCATGGCATGATAATGTGCTTCTTGCGGCATCTGGTGATGGACACTATATAGATCGTCCGACTTATGCCCCCTATTATGAAGCACTGAAAAAGCGTGAAGAGCTTAATAAACCTAAAGCGGTTGTGCGTTAG
- a CDS encoding CoA transferase — protein sequence MNKQNQLPLAGVRVADFGQQIAGPAVAMVLADLGATVVHIDPPGGPSWKHPANAILNRNKASLCIDLKTPSGLEQALELIDNVDIVIESFRPDVMKRLGIDFIKLRESRPELITLSMPGFASNDELRRDWKATEAVVAAMSGAFTDMGFNRVLMGLNPSFSPLPLGSSYSITLAASSIALALFEREKTGRGDNIEVPIAAALMEGLSYNSYLVDQLPERYKTMRELEIEHRKLNRIKMDLSYEQLQEYLDPFYRTYMCADGRQFYCVCPSHRNHAKRALKALGIYDELMAEGLPDVKDLHVPISEWDGETSIGVYPLPKKWADIISEKMKKAFLQKTSAEWGVIFGEGQIPGAPHRTTQEWVNSKHCNDSGLIVEVENTEFGTMKQPGPIVWFENESEAMLHPKAEQKVSFEEALVRLKEGAKLEDISRPTGKNILPKSGAGWLDGVKILDLTNVIAGPHSTAFMARFGAEITKLDPVTPLYDPLIGILFSFQTGVGKKSALVNIMTKEGREVFDRLVRSVDIVVINAPDRQMKPLGLDQDSLSAINPDVLFCRLDCFGGPRPGSKTNYIGYDDIIQANSGIMSRFGKPETPEEHAHLGTLDVNCGFAGALGMAIALYQKRKTGKVTRVRTSLSAVTNIAQIPFAFDYEGRGPFDEASGRDVLGNHALSHFYQTSDGWVLLDSHQDELAKMEEIQGLGGIQESHDVGRFLRENLINESSEYWIKEFAIADIACAETVSIAFLRQHNSRVADQEVGIDRGSYAFSIFPDHPSGHCLTQVDPYAIRPLEAKIKAVTPTEKFGTSTVDVLQGLGYEEDDINVMLEKRIAATGWGREFLPS from the coding sequence ATGAATAAACAGAATCAATTACCGCTAGCAGGTGTTCGAGTCGCTGATTTCGGCCAGCAAATTGCGGGTCCTGCTGTTGCTATGGTATTGGCCGATTTAGGCGCTACGGTTGTACACATAGATCCGCCTGGCGGTCCAAGCTGGAAGCATCCTGCCAACGCTATATTGAATCGTAACAAAGCATCTCTTTGTATCGATCTCAAGACTCCATCAGGTTTAGAGCAGGCGTTAGAGTTGATTGATAATGTTGATATTGTGATCGAAAGCTTTCGTCCTGACGTGATGAAAAGATTGGGAATTGATTTCATTAAACTGCGTGAATCTCGTCCTGAATTAATTACACTATCTATGCCTGGTTTTGCGAGCAATGACGAACTGCGCCGTGATTGGAAAGCGACGGAAGCCGTGGTTGCGGCCATGTCTGGCGCCTTTACTGATATGGGCTTTAACCGTGTTTTAATGGGGCTAAATCCAAGCTTCTCGCCTTTGCCATTGGGCTCGTCTTATTCCATTACACTAGCAGCCAGCTCCATTGCGCTTGCCTTGTTTGAAAGAGAAAAAACTGGTCGCGGGGACAATATTGAAGTGCCTATTGCGGCCGCGCTAATGGAAGGTCTGTCATATAATTCCTATTTAGTGGATCAATTACCAGAGCGCTATAAAACGATGCGTGAGCTTGAAATAGAGCATCGTAAGCTTAATCGTATAAAAATGGATCTTAGTTATGAGCAATTACAAGAATATTTAGATCCATTTTACCGAACATACATGTGTGCGGATGGACGTCAGTTTTACTGTGTTTGTCCTTCCCATCGCAATCACGCCAAAAGAGCGTTAAAAGCACTGGGTATTTATGATGAACTGATGGCGGAAGGCTTGCCTGATGTGAAAGATCTACACGTGCCAATTAGTGAATGGGACGGAGAAACTTCGATCGGTGTTTATCCGTTGCCGAAAAAATGGGCAGACATCATTTCAGAGAAGATGAAAAAAGCGTTTCTTCAGAAAACGTCTGCTGAGTGGGGCGTTATCTTTGGTGAAGGGCAGATTCCTGGCGCTCCTCACCGCACGACTCAAGAGTGGGTGAATAGTAAGCATTGTAATGACTCTGGCTTAATCGTAGAGGTGGAAAATACCGAATTCGGTACGATGAAGCAGCCAGGGCCGATTGTTTGGTTCGAAAATGAATCGGAAGCGATGCTACACCCTAAAGCGGAACAAAAGGTGAGCTTTGAAGAGGCTTTAGTACGCTTGAAAGAGGGGGCGAAATTGGAAGATATCTCTCGCCCAACAGGAAAAAACATACTGCCTAAAAGTGGCGCTGGTTGGCTTGATGGGGTGAAAATATTAGATCTAACCAATGTGATAGCAGGCCCTCACTCTACCGCCTTTATGGCTCGTTTTGGTGCTGAGATCACGAAGTTAGACCCTGTGACTCCCTTGTATGATCCTCTAATAGGGATTTTATTTTCCTTCCAAACAGGCGTTGGTAAAAAAAGCGCCTTGGTCAATATTATGACCAAAGAAGGTCGCGAAGTGTTTGATCGTTTGGTGAGGAGTGTGGATATTGTGGTCATTAATGCACCAGACCGACAAATGAAACCTCTAGGGTTGGATCAAGACAGCTTGAGTGCGATCAACCCAGATGTGCTTTTCTGTCGTCTTGACTGCTTTGGTGGGCCACGTCCGGGCAGCAAAACAAACTACATTGGGTATGACGATATTATTCAGGCCAATAGCGGAATAATGAGCCGCTTTGGCAAACCAGAAACGCCAGAAGAACACGCCCATTTAGGTACGCTAGATGTGAACTGTGGTTTTGCCGGCGCGCTAGGTATGGCGATTGCACTGTATCAAAAGCGTAAAACAGGCAAAGTGACTCGAGTAAGAACGTCTCTGTCTGCGGTGACCAATATTGCGCAGATACCGTTTGCCTTTGATTATGAAGGTCGAGGGCCATTTGATGAAGCGTCTGGTCGAGATGTATTGGGGAATCATGCCTTGTCACACTTTTATCAAACGAGTGATGGTTGGGTATTATTAGACTCGCATCAAGATGAGTTGGCGAAGATGGAGGAGATTCAAGGTTTAGGTGGCATTCAAGAAAGCCATGATGTTGGTCGTTTTTTACGTGAAAACCTCATAAATGAATCGTCAGAGTACTGGATCAAAGAATTTGCTATCGCTGATATTGCCTGTGCAGAAACGGTTTCTATTGCGTTTTTACGTCAGCACAACAGTCGAGTAGCAGATCAAGAGGTAGGGATTGACCGAGGGAGTTATGCCTTCTCGATTTTCCCAGACCATCCAAGTGGTCATTGTCTTACGCAGGTAGACCCATACGCTATTCGTCCATTAGAAGCTAAAATTAAAGCTGTGACGCCAACGGAAAAATTTGGTACATCAACGGTAGACGTCTTGCAGGGCTTGGGCTACGAGGAAGATGATATTAATGTGATGCTAGAGAAAAGAATTGCTGCTACTGGATGGGGGAGAGAATTTTTACCAAGTTAA
- a CDS encoding BCCT family transporter produces MKMNDKSYVLPKKGLFSGTHPILAVGSALLVIAFVLFTVLDPTVANEVYSSANNFISSNLDWYYIGLMSFFLFFAVWISFSKYGDIRLGKDSDRPEFSNYAWFSMLFSAGIGIGILFWSIAEPIYYFQGNPFITDAQVGTVAAAQVAMRVAIFHWGLHGWALFAVIGLALAYFSYRKGLPLSIRSSLHPIFGDRIYGPIGHAADLLAVFGTVFGIATSLGLGAQQMNAGLSYLFGFEISTANQITLIAILSVIATGSVLTGLNKGIKILSEWNMHLTIVILLLFIVFGPTVYVLGAFVTNLGDYITNVVGLGFWVDPDPERQWQSWWTIFYWGWWIAWAPFCGIFIARISKGRTIREFVFGVLIAPTLLAAFWISIFGNTAMFVELFGAGGITEAVNADTTMALFTTIESMNAGNIVTIIISSLCTVMLVTYFVTSADSATLVICTIVSFGDEHPPAKFRVFWGAAIGAVAAVLLYAGGLKALQTASIVAALPFSFIVIMATYGLMKSLREEFQDKPSKKLKPATEHT; encoded by the coding sequence ATGAAGATGAACGACAAATCTTATGTTCTTCCCAAAAAAGGATTGTTTTCCGGTACCCACCCTATTCTAGCGGTTGGTTCCGCCCTTCTAGTAATTGCATTTGTGTTGTTTACCGTACTGGACCCAACCGTTGCAAACGAAGTTTACAGTTCTGCTAATAACTTCATCTCGTCAAACTTAGATTGGTACTACATCGGTTTGATGAGCTTCTTTCTCTTTTTTGCTGTCTGGATTAGCTTCAGTAAATACGGAGATATTCGCTTAGGAAAAGACTCAGATCGACCAGAATTCAGTAACTATGCTTGGTTTTCAATGCTGTTTAGTGCGGGGATTGGTATTGGTATTCTCTTTTGGAGTATCGCTGAGCCTATTTATTACTTCCAAGGCAACCCTTTTATTACGGATGCCCAAGTTGGCACAGTTGCCGCCGCGCAAGTTGCAATGCGAGTGGCTATCTTCCATTGGGGACTTCATGGCTGGGCATTATTTGCCGTAATTGGTTTGGCCCTAGCTTATTTTTCTTATAGAAAAGGACTACCTCTTTCTATTCGCTCTAGTTTACACCCTATTTTTGGCGATCGAATCTATGGTCCAATCGGCCACGCTGCCGATTTACTCGCCGTATTCGGTACCGTATTTGGTATTGCAACCTCACTAGGCTTGGGGGCACAGCAGATGAATGCTGGCCTGTCTTATTTGTTTGGTTTCGAGATCTCGACTGCAAATCAAATAACCCTCATCGCTATCTTGTCTGTGATTGCAACAGGTTCCGTTTTAACTGGCTTGAATAAAGGTATCAAGATTTTAAGTGAGTGGAATATGCACTTAACGATCGTGATCCTTTTACTCTTTATTGTCTTTGGGCCAACAGTTTATGTACTCGGCGCGTTTGTGACTAACCTAGGTGACTATATTACCAACGTCGTTGGATTGGGTTTTTGGGTTGATCCAGATCCTGAACGTCAATGGCAAAGCTGGTGGACTATTTTCTACTGGGGTTGGTGGATTGCTTGGGCGCCTTTCTGCGGTATCTTCATCGCACGTATCTCTAAAGGCCGTACCATTCGTGAATTCGTCTTCGGGGTGCTCATTGCTCCAACATTATTGGCAGCATTCTGGATTTCGATTTTTGGTAACACCGCGATGTTTGTTGAATTGTTTGGCGCAGGTGGTATCACAGAAGCCGTAAATGCCGACACCACTATGGCGTTGTTCACAACCATTGAAAGTATGAACGCCGGTAACATTGTAACCATCATTATTTCGAGTCTATGTACCGTGATGTTGGTGACCTACTTTGTAACGTCAGCAGACTCCGCCACTCTAGTAATTTGTACCATTGTGTCTTTCGGTGATGAGCATCCACCTGCAAAATTCCGAGTCTTTTGGGGCGCGGCTATTGGTGCTGTGGCAGCCGTCCTACTATACGCCGGTGGATTAAAAGCCTTGCAAACAGCGTCCATTGTCGCCGCATTGCCTTTCTCTTTCATCGTCATAATGGCGACTTATGGGTTGATGAAATCTCTAAGGGAAGAATTCCAAGACAAGCCATCCAAAAAACTCAAACCAGCTACTGAACATACTTAG
- a CDS encoding iron-containing alcohol dehydrogenase — MSTQIILPRMLQVGKDASHATPSILESLDCRSPLIITDKMMVQLGYADKVQAVLAEKGIKADIFDDTLPEPTVASIQAGVEKIQQGDYDSIIALGGGSPIDSAKAISILGKFGGEMRDYKFPRVVTESGLPIIAIPTTAGTGSEVTKVTIITDEKTDEKMLCMGVGFMPIAALVDFNLTLSLPARTTADTGIDALTHAMEAYVSKKASLYSDTQALEAMRLIAPNLRRVYHNGSDEAARESMMLGSTLAGVAFSNASVALVHGMSRPIGAAFHVPHGLSNAMLLPTVTEYSIPAAPERYADCARAMGIASNQDSDDSANAKLIEELKALNEELKVPTPEEFGIEKDHFMGLLNTMAEQALASGSPNNNPRVPSADEVIELYKKLWD, encoded by the coding sequence ATGTCTACTCAGATTATTCTTCCACGCATGTTACAAGTCGGCAAAGATGCCAGCCATGCTACGCCATCAATCCTAGAAAGTCTGGACTGCCGTAGCCCACTCATCATCACAGATAAGATGATGGTGCAACTGGGTTATGCCGATAAAGTTCAGGCCGTTCTTGCTGAAAAAGGCATCAAGGCTGATATCTTTGACGACACTTTACCCGAACCAACCGTCGCGTCGATTCAAGCGGGAGTTGAGAAAATTCAACAAGGCGATTACGACAGTATCATTGCATTAGGCGGTGGTAGCCCAATAGACAGCGCAAAAGCCATTAGTATTTTGGGTAAATTTGGCGGCGAAATGCGTGATTACAAATTCCCTCGTGTTGTTACCGAATCGGGGCTACCTATCATTGCGATCCCGACGACAGCAGGGACAGGCTCTGAGGTCACAAAAGTCACCATCATTACGGATGAAAAAACTGACGAAAAAATGCTCTGCATGGGTGTGGGCTTTATGCCGATAGCGGCATTAGTCGATTTCAACTTAACCTTGTCCCTGCCAGCAAGAACCACGGCGGACACAGGAATCGATGCGTTAACTCATGCCATGGAAGCTTACGTCAGTAAAAAAGCAAGCCTTTACAGTGACACACAAGCATTAGAAGCCATGCGCCTTATTGCACCAAACCTGCGTCGTGTCTATCACAACGGTTCAGATGAAGCGGCACGTGAATCTATGATGTTGGGTTCTACCCTCGCGGGTGTCGCCTTCTCTAACGCCTCTGTTGCCCTAGTTCACGGTATGAGTCGACCTATCGGTGCCGCTTTTCATGTTCCACATGGTTTATCCAACGCTATGTTATTGCCTACCGTAACAGAGTACTCCATTCCCGCCGCTCCTGAGCGTTATGCGGATTGCGCGCGAGCCATGGGTATTGCTTCCAATCAAGACAGTGATGACAGTGCAAATGCCAAACTCATTGAAGAATTAAAAGCACTTAATGAAGAATTGAAAGTCCCCACTCCAGAAGAGTTTGGTATTGAAAAAGACCACTTCATGGGGCTTTTAAACACAATGGCAGAACAAGCATTAGCGTCCGGCTCTCCAAATAACAACCCACGAGTTCCCAGTGCCGATGAAGTGATTGAGCTCTATAAAAAGCTATGGGACTAA
- a CDS encoding CoA-acylating methylmalonate-semialdehyde dehydrogenase, with product MNTVGQLINGNIVIEGTRQQDIFNPSTGEVSKQVDLASKKTVEEAIAVAQAAYPAWRNTPPIKRARIMFNFKALLEKHADTICKMIGEEHGKITHDAAGELQRGIENVEYACGAPELLKGEHSKNVGPNIDSWSEFQPIGVVAGITPFNFPAMVPLWMFPMALVCGNCFILKPSERDPSSTLFIAQLLKEAGLPDGVMNVVNGDKEAVDTLLNDDRIKAVSFVGSTPIAEYIYTTANANGKRCQALGGAKNHAIVMPDADMDNAVNQLVGAAFGSSGERCMALSVAVTVGDAAGDALAEKMQAAMQSLNVGPYSDASNDFGPVITKAHQEKVLGYINSAEQQGAKIVVDGRNVEIKGYENGFFVGATLIDNVRPDMVSYQEEIFGPVLQIVRVNTMQEAMDLIDAHEYGNGTCIFTRDGEAARYFSDNIQVGMVGINVPLPVPVAYHSFGGWKRSLFGDLHAYGPDGVRFYTKRKTVTQRWPSAGVREGVEFSMPTMK from the coding sequence ATGAACACAGTTGGACAGCTAATTAACGGCAACATCGTCATCGAAGGCACTCGCCAGCAAGATATATTCAATCCTTCTACTGGTGAGGTAAGTAAACAAGTCGATTTGGCTTCTAAAAAAACAGTAGAAGAAGCCATTGCGGTGGCACAAGCCGCCTACCCTGCATGGCGCAATACACCACCGATTAAACGTGCTCGTATCATGTTTAACTTCAAAGCCCTGCTAGAAAAACACGCTGATACCATCTGTAAAATGATTGGCGAAGAGCATGGTAAAATCACTCATGATGCGGCGGGCGAACTACAACGTGGTATTGAAAACGTAGAATACGCGTGTGGCGCACCTGAACTTTTAAAAGGCGAGCACAGTAAAAATGTCGGCCCAAACATCGACTCATGGAGTGAATTTCAGCCTATCGGTGTTGTTGCAGGTATCACACCATTTAACTTCCCAGCTATGGTGCCTTTATGGATGTTCCCAATGGCTTTGGTATGTGGCAACTGCTTTATTCTTAAGCCTTCTGAGCGTGACCCAAGCTCCACCTTGTTTATTGCGCAACTATTAAAAGAAGCAGGCCTTCCAGATGGCGTGATGAATGTGGTGAACGGTGACAAAGAAGCCGTTGATACACTGTTGAATGATGACCGCATTAAAGCCGTCAGTTTCGTTGGCTCGACTCCGATTGCGGAATACATTTACACCACAGCGAATGCCAACGGCAAACGCTGCCAAGCCCTAGGTGGCGCAAAAAACCACGCCATCGTGATGCCTGATGCGGATATGGACAATGCCGTGAACCAACTGGTTGGCGCGGCCTTTGGTTCCTCTGGCGAACGCTGTATGGCGCTTTCTGTTGCGGTGACGGTTGGCGATGCCGCAGGAGACGCACTTGCCGAAAAGATGCAAGCCGCGATGCAATCACTGAATGTGGGCCCTTACTCTGATGCGAGCAATGATTTTGGTCCTGTTATCACCAAAGCTCATCAAGAAAAAGTCCTTGGTTACATCAATAGCGCAGAACAACAAGGTGCGAAAATCGTTGTAGATGGACGTAACGTCGAAATAAAAGGCTATGAAAACGGCTTCTTTGTTGGTGCGACATTAATCGATAACGTTCGTCCTGATATGGTTAGCTACCAAGAAGAGATTTTTGGCCCTGTTTTGCAAATTGTTCGAGTGAACACAATGCAAGAAGCCATGGACCTGATCGATGCTCATGAGTACGGTAACGGCACGTGTATCTTCACTCGTGATGGGGAAGCCGCACGCTACTTCTCTGATAACATCCAAGTGGGCATGGTGGGCATAAACGTTCCACTGCCAGTGCCTGTGGCTTACCACAGTTTTGGTGGTTGGAAACGCTCACTTTTCGGTGACCTACATGCTTATGGCCCAGATGGCGTTCGTTTTTACACCAAACGTAAAACCGTGACTCAGCGCTGGCCTTCTGCAGGCGTACGAGAAGGTGTGGAATTTTCTATGCCAACCATGAAATAA